ACGCCAATCCGCCTCCGGGCCGCCGCCACATCCGCGCGAAGCTGCAGCCGCATCCACGCCAGTCCGCCTCCGTTGCACGAACCAGGTCAGCATCTGTTGGCTCCCAGGTTCTGGCCAATTTGCCAATCGAAACCACATATTCACAGTGTTTTTGATTTGCTCCTTAGTGCATTTGGCTGATGCTGATGATCAGCTTGGTTTTGCACTGAGCATGGAACGGGGAAGGGGAACTGAACGAGGCACACAGTTTCAGAAACTTATGTGTATTGCAGTGACTGTGTGAATGGTCGAGGGAATTGTTCGCCTTGGCTTCCAAATCCTCGCTTCCTTTCTGTTGTGAATTCAGTGTATCTGTGGTTTATTCGGCACATTTATTCGAGTATGATATTccagtcttgagcttctttgTTCCTAAAAACGAATTGTAGCAGCAATGCATATCTGATGCAATATGTTTGCAGGATGGCTGAACAATTCCAAATGCAGTGTTGCTGTTTGGAATGGCCACCAAGTTGAGCTCTTAAAGAACACCCGTAATCAGAAAGGGATGAGGTCATATGTCATGTTCAAAGATGATACTCTCTCAGCAGGAGTTACTGGAGGGGCAGCCAAAGAAAATGCACATGAGGAAAGAATGGACACTGATGACAGTGAAGGCTAAGGAGCCAAAGCATGAGTCGAAGCAAATAGTGATCGATTTTTCCTTGTTTTGTGGGCTTTGTAGGTGTCTTGATTGCTGTTATGGTTGCCTGTAAGTCGGCTTTGTATGAGACAATTTTTCAGAAATGCAAGATGGACAAGCTTTGTAATTGTAGTCCTAGTATTTGTTCAGAAATGATGTAATGACAGAGTAATCCTATGAAATGAAGATCGTTTTTAGAAATCACCAAGTATTTTTCAATGGTTGTATGCAGTTCATGTGGTCTGATTTGAAAGAGTCATGCTACAATTTAGGAATAATTTTGATAGAGTATTTTTCACTGGTTGTATGCAGTTCTGCATGAAAGTGGATACAATTTCAATAGAATTTGGACATATAGGTTCACACAATAGATAGGTAGCACTTAAGTTACAGTAACATAGGTCCAGATAACATGATAGGCCGAGATAACATGTCCAGATTACATGTAAAGATTACAGGTTCAGATAACATGTCCAGGGAAAACAAAACAGTAGTGCAGTCTAGGGACATGTCAGTGGTCCATACTAGAAATCAAAACAGTACGTCAAGGTCCATACTAgaaatcatcatcttcatcgtctaGGGACATGTCATCATTGTTATCATTGCCACCATCACTATAGTACTGCAGTACagtctcatcttcctcctcatcctcactaTCTTCATGAATAATAGGTTGCTTCTTGCAGCTTATAACGTCTTGTAAATTTCCTTCAATTATACTGGCTTCTCCACCTTGAATATTGTGCGTAACCTCTTTATCAGCCCCTGCTTGCACTACATGTTCAGTATCAGAACAATAATCATCCTGATGCACATCATGACTGGCCTCATCTTTTTCAGCGACATCATAAATATTCCTATGTTCAAATTTCTGCACAACTCGCCAATCTTTACCTAAAGATGTGTCTTGCAGGTAAAATATCTTTTTTGATTGAGTTGCTAAGATGAAAGGATCAGTCTTGTACCATAATGACTGCACATTGATGGATTTGAAATGTTCGTCATCTCGAAGGCCTATCGTCTTGCCTTCTTGCTTGAACCAATCGCATCGAAATAGAACCACCGTCCGACGGACTTGAAGATTTGAGTTATATTGCAACTCAATTACCTCTTTAAGGACTCCATAAAAATATATGTTGTTCCCTTCATGTGAACCTTCAGTCATTACACCACTATTTTGTGTCAGAATGAAATTCTCACGATCCACAGTGCTATACCGCACTCCATTAACCTTGCAAGCTGCACAAGTCTTAACTCGCAGATCTAGGCCACATGACAGTGCCCACAATCCTTCGCTAACCGATTCTGGATTCTCCTTGTGTTTGTTCTCAATCTGTTGCAACAAAAGTACTCAGTTAACCAATTACATATGGATACTAATGCATTTACTGAACCTAGAAACACAATGTGTAGTGACTTACATGGCACCTAAACCACTTTGCAAATCCTTGTTGAACCATTTTATCAACATCAAGTGCACCTTGCTGCTCAAGATCGTCCTTGTACAAGCTGCAGGGCAAAGTTAAGTCATAAGAATAATTTGAAAAATTAGAAATAAAACAAAAACTAATTCCCAAAACATCTAATAGATACTTACTCCAAATATTCCTCAGCTTCTTCACAATTATTTAGCATATACCAAACTAACTTATTGAGGTCAACATCATCAATGTACTGGCTCCTATTAGATCCAACAAGAGTAACACCATGCTTAAAAACAGAGATGTCATCAGGCAATGGCATCTCTCCATCACTACCATCATCATGGTTAAATCTGTTGTCAATATCCTCCATATACCTAGAACAAAAAGTCAAGGTGTCACTTGCCATATATGCCTCAGCAATTGATCCTTCTGGCCTAGCCCTGTTCCTTACAAAATTCTTCAAAGTGCCTAGCCGCCtttctattgggtacatccatccatacTGAACAGGTCCTCTTAGCAGTGCCTCATCAGGAAGATGGACGGCCAAGTGCACCATGACATCAAAGAAGGCAGGTGGAAAGattttctcaagcttgcataGGATCAATGGAATTTCTTCTTTTAGTCGTTTGACAACATCAATCCTTAGATTTCTACTGCATAGTTCCCTGAAGAAGGTCCCAAGCTCTGCAACTGCTTCATATACATCCTTCCTCACCAGTCCTCTTAGGCCAGCATGTATGATTCTTTGCAGGAGTATGTGGCAAGAATGTGTTTTCAGCTTTCCCTGCACCTTCGAACCATCTtcacttatgtatcttgctagGTTAGCCACATATCCATCAGGAAACTTGATACCTTTGAGAAACTTGCAGAACTCGATTTTTTGATCCTTCCCTAAGACATACGAAGCAGGTGGAGCAGTGACTAAGTTGCCATGCTGCTGTAAGTGCAATTCAGGTCTTATGCCCATATCATGCAAATCTATCCTAGCATTGGTTGTGTCCTTGGTCTTGCCCTGCACATTGAGTAATGTGCCAAGAATATtttcacatatgtttttctcTATGTGCATCACATCGAGATTATGTGGAAGCTTCAAATGTTTCCATTATGGCAATCTCCACAACCCAACTTTGCGGCTATAAATCCTTGGACCCTCATTGCGCTTCCTTTTATTTCCAATAATTTCAGGATGCTTCCCTGGCctgacatctttcaccttctctagctcctctaggacctcctccaaagTGAACTTGCCTGGCTGATCTTTGTTTTCACGCTTACCATCGAAAGCCAAGCTTCTCCGCCATGCATGTGTCATCGGAAGGTAACGACGATGTCCAATGTAACATATTTTACTCCTTATTGCCCGAGACAACGGATCCTTGTCGCAATGAATACATGCATAATACCCTTTTGTTGTTCGCCCTGATAACGTGCTCAACGCTGGAAAATCATGTATACACCATAGCACGGCAGCACGAAAGGTTAAACTTTCGACCAGTACATGCATCGTAGGTACTGACACCCTTCCATAGATCGAGCAGTTCTTCAATTAGGGGCTCAAGGAACAAAtcaaaatcctttcctggagATTTTGGACCTGGGATGAGTAAAGACATAAAGCAGTTTGCTGGATTCACGCATTCCCATGGTGGGAGATTCAGCGGTGTCAGAAGCACTGGCCACATACTGTACTGCGTACTCatgttgccaaatggattgaatccATCGGTAGCTAAGGCAAGCCTCAGGTTCCTCAAATCATCTGCAAAGGTTGGTTCCCTCATGTCGAACTCCTTCCATGCTTCTCCATCAGCTGGATGGCTCATTACATTATCAACTGGCGTCCTCGTTTTCTTGTGCCATTGTGTTTCCTTAGAAGTGCGCTTTGAAGCAAAAATTCTTTTCAACCTTGGCAAAAGTGGAAAATGCCTCAATACCTTGTGGGGAACCTGCTTGTTCCCAGTTTCATCTTGCCATCTAgacgccttgcatactgggcacacATTCTCTTTATAATACCTCTTCTGAAACAACACACAattgttcttgcacacatggatgTTTTCGAAACCAAGGCCCAGTTCTCCAAGATATTTCTTGGCCTCATCATATGATTTTGGCAACTCACTCTGAGGGTATCCTGATGACAACAACTTCAGCATTATGGAAAATGCTGTATGGCCAATTCGATAACGAGACTTGATATACAACATCCTCACCAGAAAAGAGAATTTT
This sequence is a window from Miscanthus floridulus cultivar M001 chromosome 10, ASM1932011v1, whole genome shotgun sequence. Protein-coding genes within it:
- the LOC136485443 gene encoding uncharacterized protein, coding for MHIEKNICENILGTLLNVQGKTKDTTNARIDLHDMGIRPELHLQQHGNLVTAPPASYVLGKDQKIEFCKFLKGIKFPDGYVANLARYISEDGSKVQGKLKTHSCHILLQRIIHAGLRGLVRKDVYEAVAELGTFFRELCSRNLRIDVVKRLKEEIPLILCKLEKIFPPAFFDVMVHLAVHLPDEALLRGPVQYGWMYPIERRLGTLKNFVRNRARPEGSIAEAYMASDTLTFCSRYMEDIDNRFNHDDGSDGEMPLPDDISVFKHGVTLVGSNRSQYIDDVDLNKLVWYMLNNCEEAEEYLDLYKDDLEQQGALDVDKMVQQGFAKWFRCHIENKHKENPESVSEGLWALSCGLDLRVKTCAACKVNGVRYSTVDRENFILTQNSGVMTEGSHEGNNIYFYGVLKEVIELQYNSNLQVRRTVVLFRCDWFKQEGKTIGLRDDEHFKSINVQSLWYKTDPFILATQSKKIFYLQDTSLGKDWRVVQKFEHRNIYDVAEKDEASHDVHQDDYCSDTEHVVQAGADKEVTHNIQGGEASIIEGNLQDVISCKKQPIIHEDSEDEEEDETVLQYYSDGGNDNNDDMSLDDEDDDF
- the LOC136489381 gene encoding uncharacterized protein, which produces MDRSWIYGTQFTPAYVKGVEEFMKFVSERYPEDSHILCPCSKCLNQSLRPQDDVNDHIHIYGMSAAYTRWIHHGESADTVVVENLEQEVEGSDHDFGIHVDVADDDYDEDHGVPEMIGDMYAATEADGEQPRFARVLEDAKKSLSPGSSHSKFSFLVRMLYIKSRYRIGHTAFSIMLKLLSSGYPQSELPKSYDEAKKYLGELGLGFENIHVCKNNCVLFQKRYYKENVCPVCKASRWQDETGNKQVPHKVLRHFPLLPRLKRIFASKRTSKETQWHKKTRTPVDNVMSHPADGEAWKEFDMREPTFADDLRNLRLALATDGFNPFGNMSTQYSPKSPGKDFDLFLEPLIEELLDLWKGVSTYDACTGRKFNLSCCRAMVYT